The following nucleotide sequence is from Paracrocinitomix mangrovi.
CCTCCAATGTATTTGGTAGCTGAATACAATACTAAATCTGCACCAAATTTTAAAGGATGTTGCCATAAAGGTCCCATGTAGGTGTTGTCAACGGCTACATAGGTTTTGCGTTCATCAGTTGAATATTCTTTAGCCAATTCAACACACATTTCAATATCAATAATATCATTGGTGGGGTTGGCCGGAGTCTCCACATAAACCATGGCAATTTTATCTGCTTTACCACTTTGTTTAACCATTTCCATGATTTCCTCTTTTTCCTGATGAGGATAAAAACCAATAACTTCTATTCCGTACTTGTCTAAAATATGTTTGATAAAATGATCTGTTCCCCCGTATACCGGATTACTGAACAAAAGCACATCTCCCGGATGTAAAAACTCTAAAAAAACAGTTGAAATAGCCGACATTCCACTTTCAAAAACAGCACAGTCTTCTGCGCCATCCCATAGTGTTAACCTGTTTTCTAATATCTCTAAATCTGGATTATTAATTCTACTGTAGATTAAACCAAGCTCTTCAGCCTCTCCTTTTTCTCTTAACCCATAAGCAACTTCAAAAAAAGCTTTTCCTTCTTCTGCAGACTTAAAGACAAAGGTTGAGGTTTGGAAAATTGGACATTTAATAGCGCCTTCTGACCATTCCGGAGAATAACCATAAGACATCATTAAACTTTCGGGCGAGAATTTGTGATTTGAATCCATAACAGTTTTTTATCAAATCTAATGATATGACATGCTTCATACCAGTATATTAGTTATATATAGAAAATAAAAATAAAATTGGGTTTAACTGTAGAATATTGTTCTATATAAATGCTGTAAATTAGCCATAGATGGAAAAATCTTCTTGTTATGTTAGATGAAATAGATAAAAAGTTGCTCAATTTATTACAAGATGACGCCTCTTTAACGCATAAGCAATTAGCTGCCGAACTGAATTTGACGGTAACACCGGTGTTTGAACGAATTAAAAAATTGCGAAAAAAAGGAGTGATTAAAGGCATTCATGCAAGTATTGACAGAAGAGCTGTCAACAAACCATTAATGGCTTTTTGTGAAGTCTCAGTAGCTAATCATAAAAAGGAGTATTTGGATCAGTTTGAGAAAAAAATTCTGGAATTAGATGAAGTAGTGGAATGTCATCACGTGTCGGGTAGAAATGATTACATGTTGAAAATAGTGGAGAACAACATGGATGATTACAGGGATTTTTTGGTGAATAAACTGGCAAAAATTGAAGGTGTTAGCAATGTCAATAGTTCATTTGTGATGAAGGAGTTAAAAGAGGGGAATAAAATTACTTTATAACAGCTTTGTTATATTTAACCCCAAAACCCAGAACGAATGCTCAGTGACATCTTATATTGGACGTTGAATGTATTCTATCTCATTGCAATAGTGTTTGTAGTGATGATTCCATTTTTCTTTTATCTGTATTGGCTCAACAATAAGCAAAACAGATATTTTAAAAAATTAGGGTCAGAATTGGGACTGGAATACAAGTCTTTGGGAAATAAAATTAAAAGAGATTTTCCCGAACTCAATGGAACCATAAATGGCGTTCGTTGTTTCATTGGCGCAAGTAGAACCAAAGGAAGATATGGAAGCAGTGCTCAAACGCGAAATCACTATCCAATTATATTGATTCAAGCAGCTGTTAATGTGCGTTTGCAAAAATTAATACTTCAGATTTCTCCCAAAGAAATTAAACATGAAGCTTCTCCAACAA
It contains:
- a CDS encoding cystathionine gamma-synthase family protein, translated to MDSNHKFSPESLMMSYGYSPEWSEGAIKCPIFQTSTFVFKSAEEGKAFFEVAYGLREKGEAEELGLIYSRINNPDLEILENRLTLWDGAEDCAVFESGMSAISTVFLEFLHPGDVLLFSNPVYGGTDHFIKHILDKYGIEVIGFYPHQEKEEIMEMVKQSGKADKIAMVYVETPANPTNDIIDIEMCVELAKEYSTDERKTYVAVDNTYMGPLWQHPLKFGADLVLYSATKYIGGHSDVIAGACLGNKEVITRMKTMRTFLGNMAGPWTGWLLMRSLETLKVRMDKQAENAKAVADFLSLHPKIEKVYYLGYLEGKNKEIFDRQCEGAGAMVSFDVVGGEKEAFKLINRLKLIKLAVSLGSTESLIQHPGTMTHAGVSEEDKEKLNITPSLVRLSVGVENPVDLIHDLEQALSKMDA
- a CDS encoding Lrp/AsnC family transcriptional regulator, which translates into the protein MLDEIDKKLLNLLQDDASLTHKQLAAELNLTVTPVFERIKKLRKKGVIKGIHASIDRRAVNKPLMAFCEVSVANHKKEYLDQFEKKILELDEVVECHHVSGRNDYMLKIVENNMDDYRDFLVNKLAKIEGVSNVNSSFVMKELKEGNKITL